One window of Vespa velutina chromosome 2, iVesVel2.1, whole genome shotgun sequence genomic DNA carries:
- the LOC124946815 gene encoding 6-phosphofructo-2-kinase/fructose-2,6-bisphosphatase isoform X1, which translates to MNDPKNEMHYTPPTSKQTKPFPIRGERANFVNKPHVIAMVGLPARGKTYISKKLCRYLNWIGINTKVFNLGEYRRHATTAYQCHEFFRADNIKAMAIRTQCAMDALNDVCRWLESGDGEVAVFDATNSTVDRRKMIHDIVVGKMDYKLFFVESVCNDPEIVEQNIMEVKVSSPDYANMNKEEVLADFMLRIEHYREKYEPLDEDYETDLSFMKIYNTGEKVIVHKHEGHIQSRIVYYLMNIHIVPRTIYLTRHGESMMNLEGRIGGDSDLSERGWEYARALATFITSQDIQGLRVWTSWLKRTIQTAGDVEAPQERWKALNEIDAGICEEMTYAEIAEKYPTDFAARDQNKFPYRYPRGESYEDLVARLEPVIMELERQGNVLVVSHQAVLRCLLAYFLDKSSEELPYLQVPLHTIIKLTPVAYGCKVEHIRLPIDAVDTHRPKPKIPGYLEDRFRRKGKVLRT; encoded by the exons ATGAACGATCCGAAAAATGAGATGCACTACACGCCACCGACTTCGAAACAGACGAAACCTTTTCCGATTCGAG gaGAACGAGCAAATTTCGTAAACAAGCCTCATGTAATCGCGATGGTGGGTTTGCCAGCTCGAGGCAAGACCTATATTTCGAAGAAGCTCTGCAGGTATCTCAATTGGATCGGAATAAACACGAAGGTCTTCAATCTCGGCGAGTATAGAAGGCATGCGACGACTGCCTATCAATGCCACGAATTTTTCCGTGCGGATAACATAAAAGCTATGGCGATAAGAACACAATGTGCCATGGATGCGTTGAACGACGTTTGTCGTTGGCTCGAGAGTGGCGACGGAGAAGTTGCCGTTTTCGATGCTACCAATTCTACCGTGGATCGACGTAAAATGATACACGATATTGTTGTAGGAAAGATGGATTACAAGCTCTTCTTCGTCGAATCTGTTTGTAACGATCCTGAGATAGTCGAGCAAAATATTATGGAG GTCAAAGTCAGCAGTCCAGATTATGCGAATATGAACAAGGAAGAAGTATTGGCCGATTTTATGTTGCGGATCGAACATTATAGGGAAAAATATGAGCCACTGGATGAGGATTATGAGACTGATCTGTCCTTTATGAAAATCTATAACACCGGCGAAAAAGTTATAGTGCACAAACACGAGGGACACATACAGAGCAGGATCGTCTACTATTTGATGAACATTCACATTGTACCTCGTACGATATATCTAACCAGGCATGGCGAGAGTATGATGAATCTGGAAGGTAGAATAGGAGGTGACTCGGATCTTAGTGAAAGAGGTTGGGAGTACGCCAGGGCATTAGCTACCTTCATTACCAGTCAGGATATTCAG GGTCTAAGAGTATGGACAAGCTGGTTAAAAAGGACCATACAGACGGCAGGGGACGTGGAAGCACCTCAGGAAAGATGGAAGGCCCTCAATGAGATCGATGCC GGAATTTGCGAAGAGATGACCTATGCAGAGATCGCCGAGAAGTATCCTACGGATTTTGCTGCAAGGGACCAAAATAAATTCCCCTATCGTTATCCACGAGGTGAGAGCTATGAGGATTTGGTAGCACGGTTGGAACCCGTGATAATGGAATTGGAAAGGCAAGGCAATGTTTTGGTCGTCAGTCATCAAGCGGTATTACGTTGTCTTCTCGCTTATTTCTTGGATAAGAGTTCAG AGGAACTACCGTACCTCCAGGTACCATTGCATACCATCATTAAATTGACACCCGTTGCATATGGTTGTAAAGTGGAACACATACGACTACCAATCGATGCGGTGGATACTCATCGACCAAAACCAAAG ATCCCAGGATATTTGGAAGATCGATTcagaaggaaagggaaagtTCTACGCACGTGA
- the LOC124946815 gene encoding 6-phosphofructo-2-kinase/fructose-2,6-bisphosphatase isoform X3, translating to MVGLPARGKTYISKKLCRYLNWIGINTKVFNLGEYRRHATTAYQCHEFFRADNIKAMAIRTQCAMDALNDVCRWLESGDGEVAVFDATNSTVDRRKMIHDIVVGKMDYKLFFVESVCNDPEIVEQNIMEVKVSSPDYANMNKEEVLADFMLRIEHYREKYEPLDEDYETDLSFMKIYNTGEKVIVHKHEGHIQSRIVYYLMNIHIVPRTIYLTRHGESMMNLEGRIGGDSDLSERGWEYARALATFITSQDIQGLRVWTSWLKRTIQTAGDVEAPQERWKALNEIDAGICEEMTYAEIAEKYPTDFAARDQNKFPYRYPRGESYEDLVARLEPVIMELERQGNVLVVSHQAVLRCLLAYFLDKSSEELPYLQVPLHTIIKLTPVAYGCKVEHIRLPIDAVDTHRPKPKIPGYLEDRFRRKGKVLRT from the exons ATGGTGGGTTTGCCAGCTCGAGGCAAGACCTATATTTCGAAGAAGCTCTGCAGGTATCTCAATTGGATCGGAATAAACACGAAGGTCTTCAATCTCGGCGAGTATAGAAGGCATGCGACGACTGCCTATCAATGCCACGAATTTTTCCGTGCGGATAACATAAAAGCTATGGCGATAAGAACACAATGTGCCATGGATGCGTTGAACGACGTTTGTCGTTGGCTCGAGAGTGGCGACGGAGAAGTTGCCGTTTTCGATGCTACCAATTCTACCGTGGATCGACGTAAAATGATACACGATATTGTTGTAGGAAAGATGGATTACAAGCTCTTCTTCGTCGAATCTGTTTGTAACGATCCTGAGATAGTCGAGCAAAATATTATGGAG GTCAAAGTCAGCAGTCCAGATTATGCGAATATGAACAAGGAAGAAGTATTGGCCGATTTTATGTTGCGGATCGAACATTATAGGGAAAAATATGAGCCACTGGATGAGGATTATGAGACTGATCTGTCCTTTATGAAAATCTATAACACCGGCGAAAAAGTTATAGTGCACAAACACGAGGGACACATACAGAGCAGGATCGTCTACTATTTGATGAACATTCACATTGTACCTCGTACGATATATCTAACCAGGCATGGCGAGAGTATGATGAATCTGGAAGGTAGAATAGGAGGTGACTCGGATCTTAGTGAAAGAGGTTGGGAGTACGCCAGGGCATTAGCTACCTTCATTACCAGTCAGGATATTCAG GGTCTAAGAGTATGGACAAGCTGGTTAAAAAGGACCATACAGACGGCAGGGGACGTGGAAGCACCTCAGGAAAGATGGAAGGCCCTCAATGAGATCGATGCC GGAATTTGCGAAGAGATGACCTATGCAGAGATCGCCGAGAAGTATCCTACGGATTTTGCTGCAAGGGACCAAAATAAATTCCCCTATCGTTATCCACGAGGTGAGAGCTATGAGGATTTGGTAGCACGGTTGGAACCCGTGATAATGGAATTGGAAAGGCAAGGCAATGTTTTGGTCGTCAGTCATCAAGCGGTATTACGTTGTCTTCTCGCTTATTTCTTGGATAAGAGTTCAG AGGAACTACCGTACCTCCAGGTACCATTGCATACCATCATTAAATTGACACCCGTTGCATATGGTTGTAAAGTGGAACACATACGACTACCAATCGATGCGGTGGATACTCATCGACCAAAACCAAAG ATCCCAGGATATTTGGAAGATCGATTcagaaggaaagggaaagtTCTACGCACGTGA
- the LOC124946827 gene encoding probable serine hydrolase, with product MDRRFFSNWKTIVVKYKSFKYNANNLYPVSQRSIYSKVEPIDKDISNVEIIVPWGKIAGKLWGNDKTKQPILALHGWQDNAATFDNLIPLIKKHEPILAIDLPGHGLSSWLPQGQIYLEINYILLISRLKKYFGWKKVKLLAHSLSSHICFCYASLYSDETDYVISFDHLKPFSTNIQNYKRTLSKNIEQFLMIEEMKNKPPVYKKEELIKKWTQNTFRSLNVNACEILMTRGVTEMSDGTVYINRDPRLRISPFYTCWSHEQLKEMATYIKCPYLIIQSDKEMYMEDLKYYYDIVDILKKSSNDCQYYFIPGTHHIHLTNAEALVTVINSFLEKHNK from the exons ATGGATCGCCGATTTTTTAGTAACTGGAAAACAATAgtcgttaaatataaatctttcaaataCAATGCAAATAACCTATATCCTGTATCGCAAAGGAGTATATATAGTAAAGTGGAACCTATAGATAAAGATATCAGTAACGTAGAAATTATAGTACCCTGGGGAAAAATTGCAG gCAAGCTATGGGGTAATGATAAAACTAAGCAACCTATTTTGGCACTTCATGGATGGCAAGATAATGCTGCTAcgtttgataatttaataccATTGATTAAGAAACATGAACCGATACTTGCAATTGATTTACCTGGTCATGGTTTATCTTCTTGGTTACCTCAAGGACAAATATACTTAGAGAtcaattatatacttttaatttctagattaaaaaaatattttggctggaaaaaagtaaaattattggCACATTCTTTAAGTAGTCATATATGTTTTTGTTATGCTTCACTGTATTCAGATGAAACAGATTACGTAATAAGCTTTGATCATCTGAAACCTTTTTCTacaaatattcaaaattataaacgCACTTTATCAAAAAACATTGAGCAATTTCTTATGAtagaggaaatgaaaaataaaccacctgtttataaaaaagaagaacttataaaaaaatggaCTCAAAATACTTTTAGATCTTTAAATGTAAATGCATGCGAAATATTAATGACTAGAGGTGTCACAGAAATGTCTGATGGAACAGTCTATATAAATAGAGACCCAAGATTAAGAATTTCGCCATTTTATACTTGTTGGTCGCACgaacaattaaaagaaatggccacatatataaaatgtccatatttaattatacaatctgataaagaaatgtatatggaagatttgaaatattattacgatattgtagatattttaaaaaaaagtagtaaCGATTGTCAATATTACTTTATACCAGGTACACATCATATTCATCTTACTAATGCAGAAGCATTAGTAACAGTTATTAATTCATTCCTCGAAAAgcataacaaataa
- the LOC124946815 gene encoding 6-phosphofructo-2-kinase/fructose-2,6-bisphosphatase isoform X2: MNDPKNEMHYTPPTSKQTKPFPIRGERANFVNKPHVIAMVGLPARGKTYISKKLCRYLNWIGINTKVFNLGEYRRHATTAYQCHEFFRADNIKAMAIRTQCAMDALNDVCRWLESGDGEVAVFDATNSTVDRRKMIHDIVVGKMDYKLFFVESVCNDPEIVEQNIMEVKVSSPDYANMNKEEVLADFMLRIEHYREKYEPLDEDYETDLSFMKIYNTGEKVIVHKHEGHIQSRIVYYLMNIHIVPRTIYLTRHGESMMNLEGRIGGDSDLSERGWEYARALATFITSQDIQGLRVWTSWLKRTIQTAGDVEAPQERWKALNEIDAGICEEMTYAEIAEKYPTDFAARDQNKFPYRYPRGESYEDLVARLEPVIMELERQGNVLVVSHQAVLRCLLAYFLDKSSEELPYLQVPLHTIIKLTPVAYGCKVEHIRLPIDAVDTHRPKPKSACLPVV, from the exons ATGAACGATCCGAAAAATGAGATGCACTACACGCCACCGACTTCGAAACAGACGAAACCTTTTCCGATTCGAG gaGAACGAGCAAATTTCGTAAACAAGCCTCATGTAATCGCGATGGTGGGTTTGCCAGCTCGAGGCAAGACCTATATTTCGAAGAAGCTCTGCAGGTATCTCAATTGGATCGGAATAAACACGAAGGTCTTCAATCTCGGCGAGTATAGAAGGCATGCGACGACTGCCTATCAATGCCACGAATTTTTCCGTGCGGATAACATAAAAGCTATGGCGATAAGAACACAATGTGCCATGGATGCGTTGAACGACGTTTGTCGTTGGCTCGAGAGTGGCGACGGAGAAGTTGCCGTTTTCGATGCTACCAATTCTACCGTGGATCGACGTAAAATGATACACGATATTGTTGTAGGAAAGATGGATTACAAGCTCTTCTTCGTCGAATCTGTTTGTAACGATCCTGAGATAGTCGAGCAAAATATTATGGAG GTCAAAGTCAGCAGTCCAGATTATGCGAATATGAACAAGGAAGAAGTATTGGCCGATTTTATGTTGCGGATCGAACATTATAGGGAAAAATATGAGCCACTGGATGAGGATTATGAGACTGATCTGTCCTTTATGAAAATCTATAACACCGGCGAAAAAGTTATAGTGCACAAACACGAGGGACACATACAGAGCAGGATCGTCTACTATTTGATGAACATTCACATTGTACCTCGTACGATATATCTAACCAGGCATGGCGAGAGTATGATGAATCTGGAAGGTAGAATAGGAGGTGACTCGGATCTTAGTGAAAGAGGTTGGGAGTACGCCAGGGCATTAGCTACCTTCATTACCAGTCAGGATATTCAG GGTCTAAGAGTATGGACAAGCTGGTTAAAAAGGACCATACAGACGGCAGGGGACGTGGAAGCACCTCAGGAAAGATGGAAGGCCCTCAATGAGATCGATGCC GGAATTTGCGAAGAGATGACCTATGCAGAGATCGCCGAGAAGTATCCTACGGATTTTGCTGCAAGGGACCAAAATAAATTCCCCTATCGTTATCCACGAGGTGAGAGCTATGAGGATTTGGTAGCACGGTTGGAACCCGTGATAATGGAATTGGAAAGGCAAGGCAATGTTTTGGTCGTCAGTCATCAAGCGGTATTACGTTGTCTTCTCGCTTATTTCTTGGATAAGAGTTCAG AGGAACTACCGTACCTCCAGGTACCATTGCATACCATCATTAAATTGACACCCGTTGCATATGGTTGTAAAGTGGAACACATACGACTACCAATCGATGCGGTGGATACTCATCGACCAAAACCAAAG AGTGCCTGCCTGCCTGTTGTTTAG